The following coding sequences are from one Novosphingobium sp. KACC 22771 window:
- a CDS encoding DUF2958 domain-containing protein has product MILLPEKIRVALLVNGALHRVAQRDNLPAPDPVPLLKLFNPCGAATWLASELDEDGDTLFGLADLGFGCPELGYFSLNEIASVRLPLGLRIERDQHFSSHHPLSLWTQTARRLGSLTWAEMSLKRNGGVSNRSGRA; this is encoded by the coding sequence ATGATCCTCCTTCCCGAAAAGATCCGTGTGGCCCTGCTGGTCAATGGTGCCCTTCATAGGGTGGCGCAGCGCGACAATCTGCCCGCGCCCGATCCGGTGCCTTTGCTCAAACTGTTCAACCCTTGCGGCGCGGCAACATGGCTGGCGAGCGAACTGGACGAGGATGGCGATACCTTATTCGGGTTGGCCGATCTTGGCTTTGGTTGTCCGGAGTTGGGCTATTTCTCGCTGAACGAGATCGCTTCGGTGCGTCTGCCCCTAGGCCTGCGGATCGAGCGCGACCAACATTTTTCCAGCCATCACCCGCTGTCCTTATGGACGCAGACTGCGCGGCGATTGGGATCGCTCACCTGGGCGGAAATGTCTCTGAAGCGGAACGGTGGTGTGTCCAATCGCAGCGGCAGGGCATAG
- a CDS encoding ArdC family protein, which translates to MRHTSKRRAAGEGEAPRGGNRNSLYDEVTAKIIAQLEAGRFPWGQPWGAVDGSGQGGVGPALPHNALTGRSYSGVNILLLWGSVIEGGYPSQGWLTFRQALEAGGNVRKGEKGVTVVYADRFTPQAEKTRAQESGEDARSVPFLKRFTVFNVAQCEGLGEGQGKDLFGDPAPLPEREMVPLAEEVITASGVPFRIGGGKAFYVPSADYVQVPPQPAFFEQINYYRTALHELCHATGHGSRLDRKLANPFGSKDYAREELVAEMGSAFLCAALGIVPTVRHADYLGSWLEVLREDNRAIFRAASQASKAADWLLAKHAEYRVSKDSEDGRYAPESKPAEPEQGSITEGRAAA; encoded by the coding sequence ATGCGTCATACAAGCAAGCGTCGTGCTGCGGGCGAGGGTGAAGCGCCGCGCGGCGGGAACCGCAATTCGCTTTACGATGAAGTGACGGCAAAGATCATCGCCCAGCTTGAGGCAGGGCGCTTTCCATGGGGGCAGCCATGGGGGGCGGTGGATGGTTCGGGGCAGGGTGGCGTGGGTCCCGCCTTGCCGCACAATGCGCTGACCGGCAGGAGCTATTCCGGCGTCAATATCCTGCTGCTCTGGGGCAGCGTGATTGAAGGGGGCTATCCTTCCCAAGGCTGGCTGACTTTCCGGCAGGCGCTGGAAGCTGGCGGCAATGTCCGCAAGGGCGAGAAGGGTGTCACGGTAGTCTATGCCGACCGCTTCACCCCGCAGGCCGAGAAGACCCGCGCGCAGGAAAGCGGCGAGGATGCAAGGTCGGTTCCTTTCCTCAAACGCTTTACTGTCTTCAATGTCGCGCAATGCGAGGGGCTGGGGGAAGGGCAGGGCAAAGACCTGTTTGGTGATCCTGCGCCCTTGCCTGAGCGTGAGATGGTGCCGCTGGCCGAAGAGGTCATCACCGCATCAGGCGTGCCTTTCCGCATCGGCGGGGGCAAGGCCTTCTATGTGCCCTCTGCCGATTATGTGCAGGTTCCCCCGCAACCGGCCTTCTTCGAGCAGATCAATTACTATCGCACGGCCCTGCATGAACTTTGCCATGCGACAGGCCATGGCTCGCGGCTGGATCGCAAGCTCGCCAATCCCTTTGGCAGCAAGGACTATGCCCGCGAGGAACTGGTGGCGGAAATGGGTTCGGCCTTCCTCTGTGCGGCGCTGGGTATTGTGCCGACTGTGCGCCATGCCGATTACCTCGGCTCATGGCTGGAAGTTTTGCGCGAGGACAATCGGGCGATCTTCCGCGCCGCCAGTCAGGCCAGCAAGGCCGCTGACTGGCTGCTGGCAAAGCATGCCGAATACAGGGTGAGCAAGGACAGCGAGGATGGCAGGTATGCACCGGAGTCGAAGCCTGCTGAACCGGAGCAGGGCTCCATCACCGAAGGGAGGGCAGCGGCATGA
- a CDS encoding DUF3320 domain-containing protein: protein MATTMIPQSDVETTSVFQSDLPITEKLDRARMELLDLSARNRLLNLPRASKSARSIEIVDEKSAEIFRLLVREAKVFTFLAGKAARDTDVDEAVGDDADEILDLAQPEDDVADERGVFGRHADTRLQTRLTPKGLQKRLLELYFDARTLEEEQGVNILYLTLGMLKWIDPTNAANIRFAPLLLIPVSLERGNAGEKFKLRARPEEFASNLSLEAYLDRVHGIRLPTFEATDNFEPIAYMDEVADAVAAKDGWAVLHDDMALGFFSFAKFLMYRDLDPATWPDHARISERPLVRGLLADGFDSVDGMIPEDAKIDPFIPPAEMLHILDSDSSQALAVHEVRRGRDMVIQGPPGTGKSQTISNVIASAVADGKTVLFVAEKMAALEVVKRRLDATGVGDACLELHSNKANKRAVLDELRRTWELGAPKGSDPGSLHARLTEARDLLNNHAARMHRLHATSALTPYQVIGQLARLRLDGEQPNDIVLDAPETWSADGFAERHGILSELVERVEVIGKPADHVWRGVGLASASPMEVERFTSRFVALTERLDQLETDQAALAATLESNAVPSLQETGTLIALARRVASAPSLSAQALGSPAWDDRGQDIANLLDTGTRYASLKTKLAPTYSDAAWETDLADARLQLGKLPATFLPEAFARLSLLVEKLPRLKAEADALARSMGREAPVTFADIKRFLRVGERVVAAPEASADAFAADLWDNGVEHAGDIAEAVQRLEASRSVIGSGLVDAAWSMELGTARATLASHGTGFFKIFSSNWRNANRLVRSVLTNPDQPLDETLSQLDALAEGQTARRAIESDETFARSAFGGDWRGDRSASTALFALVEWMRSLKGLGAEPRIVAAKRPDRDEIGMRLARTEALLAEVFPVIEMLWSDLPSQELMFGDALTAERADLSALQGSVSDFNAADQASAIVALEVPADLNLRLETLDDLAEGQRCAASLDDNESLGQSAFDLSWQGRASAWADLSSMADWINGNGDIRMLASRVMDRQVLEPVANTLERDGEVFVADINGLLGDLHCDTSTALGTSDLAAVPFVQLRQRLEEWAIGGEQLSKWVAYRDRADRARALGCSDVAARLEDGRLMSEAVIPAFEMAYFEAIHTDQVREHPELGRFDGTLHGRLAREFADLDRQRIASASLEVARAHHQRLPARDGGLPVGPLGTLRTEMQKKRGHMPIRKLMEKAGPAIQALKPVFMMSPLSVAQFLAPGAFEFDLLVMDEASQIQPVDALGAVARAKQVVVVGDPKQLPPTAFFSKMTGNASNDDDDDGGRVGDIESILGLFSARGLPMRMLRWHYRSRHQSLIAVSNRQFYESKLFIVPSPYTAEAGMGLRFHHIAEGLFDAGSTRTNQLEAKIVAKAIIAHARDHPDLSLGVAAFSVSQRRAILDQLELLRRSATPEVEAFFQAHYSEPFFVKNLENVQGDERDVIFISVGYGPTTPGGRVPMRFGPLGSEGGERRLNVLISRAKQRCEVFSSMTDEDIDPDFAQSRKGVFAFRLFLHFARTGRMTMAESTGRDHDSVFEEQVAKALQARGYQVHRQVGLAGFFIDLAVADPEMPGRYLLGIECDGAAYHDARSARDRDRLRQSVLESHGWNMHRVWSTDWFHRPNEQLDLIIARVEAAKAEHGMEASNRPLRAVPVEIFSVEREDVTEMGFVHADVAADDQPSNLYEEAVLYRPAHLTEELHETPTGILTGLVEEAVRIEGPVHVDEVIERIRSAWGLKRAGGRIQAVIEGAADVALKTGRIERSGQFLSIPGAPVTVRDRSAATSSTLRRADHLPPAELMLAITDVVRTNFGATSDQIVQAVSRALGNKATSSVVRERIEAEIARLVASGGLIDQAGVFVVA, encoded by the coding sequence ATGGCCACGACTATGATTCCGCAGTCCGATGTCGAGACGACTTCGGTGTTCCAAAGCGATCTGCCGATCACGGAAAAGCTGGATCGCGCACGTATGGAATTGCTCGATCTTTCCGCTCGCAACAGACTGCTCAATCTGCCGCGAGCGTCGAAAAGTGCCCGATCGATAGAAATTGTCGACGAAAAAAGCGCTGAAATATTCAGGCTGCTCGTTCGTGAAGCCAAGGTTTTTACGTTTCTGGCCGGGAAAGCAGCACGTGACACAGATGTCGACGAGGCGGTGGGAGACGATGCGGATGAGATTTTGGATCTTGCCCAGCCTGAAGATGACGTTGCTGATGAGCGTGGCGTTTTCGGTCGTCACGCCGATACCCGTCTGCAAACGCGACTGACTCCGAAGGGACTCCAGAAGCGCCTGCTCGAATTGTATTTTGACGCGCGCACGTTGGAAGAGGAACAGGGCGTCAACATTCTCTATCTGACCCTCGGCATGCTCAAGTGGATTGACCCCACCAACGCTGCCAACATTCGCTTCGCGCCGCTACTGTTGATCCCAGTATCTCTCGAGCGCGGCAATGCCGGTGAAAAGTTCAAACTTCGGGCAAGGCCAGAAGAGTTCGCCTCCAACCTGTCGCTCGAAGCCTACCTTGACCGAGTCCATGGTATTCGCCTGCCCACGTTCGAGGCTACCGATAATTTCGAGCCGATTGCCTACATGGACGAGGTCGCCGATGCGGTCGCGGCTAAGGACGGCTGGGCTGTTTTGCATGACGACATGGCGTTGGGCTTCTTCTCATTTGCTAAATTCTTGATGTATAGGGACCTTGATCCTGCAACCTGGCCGGATCATGCGCGGATCAGCGAAAGACCGCTGGTGCGCGGTCTGCTGGCCGATGGGTTCGACAGTGTCGACGGAATGATACCTGAAGACGCAAAGATCGATCCCTTCATTCCGCCGGCAGAGATGCTGCACATCCTGGACAGCGACAGCAGTCAGGCTCTGGCTGTGCATGAAGTTCGCCGTGGTCGGGACATGGTGATTCAGGGGCCGCCTGGAACTGGAAAGAGCCAGACGATCTCCAATGTCATCGCCTCGGCCGTCGCCGACGGCAAAACGGTACTGTTTGTCGCCGAGAAAATGGCTGCGCTGGAGGTTGTAAAGCGCAGGCTCGACGCCACTGGCGTGGGCGATGCCTGTCTGGAGCTGCATAGCAACAAGGCGAACAAACGTGCGGTACTCGATGAACTGCGCCGCACATGGGAATTGGGCGCGCCGAAAGGCAGCGATCCGGGCTCACTCCATGCGCGTCTGACAGAGGCCCGGGATCTGCTGAACAACCATGCCGCGCGTATGCATCGACTTCATGCTACAAGTGCGCTCACCCCCTATCAGGTGATCGGGCAATTGGCCCGTTTACGGCTGGACGGCGAGCAACCCAACGACATTGTGCTTGATGCTCCTGAAACATGGTCGGCAGACGGTTTCGCTGAACGGCACGGCATCTTGTCCGAGTTGGTCGAGCGGGTTGAGGTGATCGGCAAACCTGCCGATCATGTCTGGCGCGGCGTCGGGCTGGCTTCTGCTTCCCCCATGGAGGTCGAACGATTTACCAGCCGCTTTGTCGCGCTGACGGAACGGCTGGATCAACTCGAAACTGACCAAGCCGCGCTAGCTGCGACTCTCGAAAGCAATGCTGTGCCCAGTTTGCAGGAAACGGGTACGCTGATCGCATTGGCGCGGCGAGTTGCCAGTGCACCGTCCTTGTCTGCGCAGGCTCTCGGATCACCTGCATGGGATGATCGGGGCCAAGATATTGCCAACCTGCTTGACACTGGCACCCGCTACGCCTCGCTGAAGACCAAGTTGGCACCAACCTACAGCGACGCCGCATGGGAGACAGATCTTGCAGACGCGCGTCTGCAACTCGGAAAACTGCCTGCCACCTTCTTACCCGAAGCATTCGCCCGACTGTCTTTGCTGGTAGAAAAGTTGCCACGCCTGAAGGCCGAAGCAGATGCGCTCGCGCGATCCATGGGGCGTGAAGCTCCCGTGACATTCGCCGACATCAAGCGCTTTTTGCGTGTGGGCGAGCGTGTGGTGGCTGCACCGGAAGCCAGCGCAGATGCCTTTGCTGCCGACCTGTGGGATAATGGCGTTGAGCATGCGGGCGACATAGCCGAAGCTGTGCAACGGCTCGAAGCATCTCGAAGTGTAATTGGCAGTGGGCTCGTCGACGCGGCATGGTCGATGGAGTTGGGAACGGCGCGTGCGACATTGGCATCGCATGGTACCGGCTTCTTCAAAATCTTTAGTAGCAATTGGCGCAATGCCAACCGCCTCGTTCGTAGCGTCCTGACCAATCCGGATCAGCCGTTGGATGAGACTCTCAGTCAACTCGATGCGCTGGCCGAAGGGCAGACTGCGCGGCGTGCCATTGAAAGTGATGAGACTTTCGCGCGCAGCGCGTTTGGAGGTGACTGGCGCGGTGATCGCTCGGCTTCTACGGCGCTGTTCGCGTTAGTGGAATGGATGCGCTCATTGAAAGGCCTCGGCGCCGAACCTCGAATCGTGGCCGCCAAACGTCCCGACCGTGATGAAATCGGTATGCGTCTGGCGCGCACGGAAGCCCTGCTGGCTGAAGTCTTCCCCGTGATCGAAATGCTGTGGAGCGATTTGCCTTCTCAAGAGCTGATGTTTGGCGATGCTTTGACGGCGGAGCGGGCAGATTTGTCAGCCCTGCAAGGCTCTGTTTCCGATTTCAATGCGGCCGATCAGGCAAGCGCGATAGTTGCCCTTGAGGTTCCAGCCGACCTGAACCTTCGCCTTGAAACGCTGGACGATCTTGCAGAAGGGCAGCGCTGCGCTGCGAGCCTCGACGATAATGAGAGTTTGGGGCAATCGGCGTTTGACCTCAGTTGGCAGGGACGTGCATCGGCTTGGGCGGATCTCAGTTCCATGGCCGACTGGATCAACGGCAATGGTGACATTCGGATGCTGGCCAGTCGTGTCATGGACCGGCAAGTGCTGGAGCCCGTCGCCAATACGCTCGAACGTGACGGTGAGGTTTTCGTTGCGGATATCAACGGGCTGCTGGGTGATCTGCATTGTGATACCTCCACTGCTCTCGGGACTTCAGATCTGGCTGCAGTGCCATTCGTTCAGCTCCGCCAGCGGCTTGAAGAGTGGGCCATTGGCGGCGAGCAATTGTCGAAATGGGTAGCTTACCGTGATCGTGCTGACCGTGCCCGCGCATTGGGGTGCAGCGATGTTGCGGCCCGACTTGAAGATGGCCGGTTGATGTCTGAAGCGGTCATACCGGCTTTTGAAATGGCCTATTTTGAGGCAATCCACACCGACCAAGTCCGTGAACATCCCGAACTTGGCCGTTTCGATGGGACGTTGCATGGGCGCCTAGCACGTGAATTTGCCGATCTTGATCGCCAGCGGATCGCTTCTGCCAGTTTGGAGGTCGCACGCGCTCATCACCAGCGTCTTCCCGCCAGAGATGGCGGTCTGCCTGTTGGGCCGCTCGGGACGCTCAGGACGGAGATGCAAAAGAAGCGCGGTCACATGCCGATTCGCAAACTCATGGAAAAGGCTGGACCGGCCATACAGGCCCTCAAGCCTGTCTTTATGATGAGCCCGCTTTCCGTTGCTCAGTTCCTTGCCCCCGGCGCGTTTGAATTTGACCTGCTGGTGATGGACGAGGCGAGCCAAATTCAACCGGTGGATGCGCTGGGCGCTGTCGCCCGAGCCAAGCAGGTCGTCGTTGTGGGTGATCCCAAGCAACTTCCGCCCACAGCCTTTTTCTCGAAGATGACCGGCAACGCAAGCAACGACGATGACGATGATGGCGGCCGTGTCGGCGATATTGAAAGCATCCTTGGGTTGTTTTCAGCGCGTGGCCTGCCCATGCGGATGCTGCGCTGGCATTATCGCAGCCGGCATCAATCACTGATTGCCGTCAGCAATCGGCAGTTTTACGAGAGCAAGCTGTTCATCGTGCCCAGTCCCTACACTGCCGAAGCGGGAATGGGGCTGCGCTTCCACCACATCGCCGAAGGGCTGTTCGACGCGGGGAGTACGAGGACGAATCAGCTTGAGGCGAAGATCGTCGCCAAAGCGATCATTGCTCACGCCCGCGACCATCCGGACCTGTCCCTCGGCGTGGCGGCCTTCTCGGTGTCGCAGCGACGGGCAATTCTGGATCAGCTCGAATTGCTCCGCCGTTCAGCGACGCCGGAAGTCGAGGCCTTCTTCCAAGCCCATTATTCCGAGCCCTTTTTTGTCAAGAACCTCGAAAATGTGCAGGGCGATGAGCGGGATGTGATTTTCATCTCGGTCGGTTATGGTCCGACGACGCCAGGCGGGCGGGTGCCGATGCGCTTTGGTCCGTTGGGCTCAGAGGGGGGAGAACGGCGCCTGAACGTTCTGATCAGCCGTGCAAAGCAGCGCTGTGAAGTCTTTTCGTCTATGACCGATGAGGACATCGATCCTGATTTTGCCCAGAGCCGCAAGGGCGTGTTTGCGTTCCGCCTGTTCCTGCACTTCGCGCGCACTGGCCGAATGACCATGGCCGAAAGCACCGGGCGCGATCATGACAGCGTGTTTGAGGAGCAGGTTGCCAAGGCGCTTCAGGCGCGTGGCTATCAGGTCCACCGTCAGGTCGGCCTTGCAGGCTTTTTCATCGACCTTGCTGTTGCCGATCCAGAAATGCCGGGCCGCTATCTGCTGGGTATCGAATGTGACGGAGCGGCCTACCACGATGCCCGATCGGCGCGCGACCGTGACCGCCTGCGTCAATCTGTGTTGGAAAGCCACGGCTGGAACATGCACCGCGTCTGGAGCACCGATTGGTTTCACCGGCCGAATGAACAACTGGACCTCATTATCGCGCGGGTCGAGGCTGCTAAGGCCGAGCACGGTATGGAGGCATCAAATCGCCCCCTCCGCGCCGTGCCTGTCGAGATTTTCAGCGTCGAACGCGAAGATGTGACCGAGATGGGCTTTGTCCACGCGGATGTGGCGGCTGATGATCAGCCTTCAAACCTCTACGAAGAGGCCGTATTGTACCGGCCTGCACACCTGACAGAGGAGTTGCACGAAACACCGACTGGCATTCTGACCGGACTCGTCGAGGAGGCGGTCAGGATCGAAGGGCCGGTGCATGTTGATGAGGTGATCGAGCGTATCCGGTCAGCGTGGGGGTTGAAACGTGCCGGCGGTCGCATCCAGGCGGTCATTGAAGGCGCTGCCGATGTGGCCCTGAAGACCGGGCGCATTGAAAGAAGCGGGCAATTCCTCTCGATCCCAGGAGCGCCCGTGACCGTTCGGGATAGGAGTGCTGCTACCTCATCAACCCTGCGCCGCGCCGATCACTTGCCGCCTGCTGAACTTATGCTGGCAATCACAGATGTTGTGCGCACTAACTTTGGTGCAACCAGCGATCAGATTGTGCAAGCAGTGTCCCGTGCACTTGGGAACAAGGCGACCAGTTCCGTGGTAAGGGAAAGAATCGAGGCTGAAATCGCAAGATTGGTAGCGTCGGGGGGGCTGATAGATCAAGCGGGAGTTTTTGTTGTGGCTTAG
- a CDS encoding low molecular weight protein tyrosine phosphatase family protein, with translation MKTILFICSQNRLRSPTAEQVFADYPGLEVSSAGTNHDAENPLTAELVSWADIIVVMEKQHRAKVQQRFRAALPGQRIICLDIPDDYAFMQPELVELLKARMARHLPPA, from the coding sequence TTGAAAACCATCCTGTTCATTTGCAGCCAGAACCGCCTGCGCAGCCCAACGGCCGAGCAGGTGTTCGCCGATTATCCGGGGCTGGAGGTCTCCTCTGCCGGCACCAATCATGATGCCGAGAACCCACTGACCGCGGAACTGGTGTCATGGGCCGATATCATCGTGGTGATGGAAAAGCAGCATCGCGCAAAGGTGCAGCAGCGATTCCGCGCGGCCCTGCCTGGGCAACGTATCATCTGCCTCGATATCCCGGACGACTATGCTTTCATGCAACCGGAACTGGTGGAGCTGCTCAAGGCACGCATGGCGCGGCATCTGCCACCGGCATGA
- a CDS encoding RNA ligase RtcB family protein, translating into MSKVTLIASDPSRFDPLALDQLDACARYDNMARIVGLPDLHAGNGIAVGAAFWSPTRIWPHLVGSDIGCGMALWETDLPLRKFRLSTVERKLHGLDAPWAGDGAAALAEAGLAPSLASPALGTIGGGNHFVEFQRIEAVVDEVRFAALGLAQDRVWMMVHSGSRGLGQAVLQAHRQSDASQGIPADSPDAIAYLADHDAALGWAILNRQIIAERFCDSLGLGGRRVLDICHNSVTPYQGGWLHRKGAAPTDKGLVAIPGSRGDFSYLVKPILDGADHALHSLAHGAGRKWSRKDAHARLSRRFKVADMQRTALGSHVICEDRRLIFEEAPDAYKDIGMVIADLEQAGLIRVIAKLRPLLSYKMRAA; encoded by the coding sequence ATGAGCAAGGTCACCCTGATCGCCAGCGATCCCTCGCGTTTCGATCCTCTGGCGCTGGACCAACTCGATGCTTGCGCTCGTTATGACAACATGGCGCGGATCGTCGGCTTACCCGATCTGCACGCAGGCAATGGAATCGCCGTGGGCGCGGCCTTCTGGTCGCCCACCCGCATCTGGCCGCATCTGGTGGGCAGCGACATCGGCTGCGGTATGGCCCTGTGGGAAACGGACTTGCCCTTGCGCAAGTTCCGCCTCAGCACGGTCGAGCGCAAGTTGCATGGGCTGGATGCCCCTTGGGCAGGCGATGGCGCAGCGGCACTTGCCGAGGCCGGATTGGCGCCAAGTCTCGCCAGTCCAGCGCTCGGCACCATCGGTGGGGGGAACCATTTCGTCGAATTCCAGCGCATCGAGGCGGTGGTGGACGAGGTGCGCTTTGCCGCATTGGGCCTGGCGCAGGATCGGGTGTGGATGATGGTCCACAGCGGGTCGCGCGGGTTGGGGCAGGCTGTCTTGCAGGCGCATCGCCAGTCTGATGCCAGCCAAGGTATCCCCGCCGACAGCCCGGACGCCATAGCCTATCTGGCCGACCATGATGCGGCCTTGGGCTGGGCCATCCTCAACCGCCAGATCATCGCCGAGCGCTTTTGTGACAGCCTTGGTCTTGGTGGTCGCCGCGTATTGGACATATGCCACAACAGCGTCACCCCGTATCAAGGCGGGTGGCTGCATCGCAAAGGGGCGGCACCTACCGACAAGGGGCTGGTGGCGATCCCGGGTTCGCGTGGCGATTTCAGCTATCTGGTCAAGCCAATCCTGGATGGCGCCGATCATGCGCTCCATTCGTTGGCCCATGGCGCGGGCCGCAAATGGAGCCGCAAGGATGCACATGCCCGCCTCTCGCGCCGCTTCAAGGTGGCCGATATGCAGCGGACCGCCCTTGGCAGCCATGTGATCTGTGAGGACCGCCGCCTGATCTTCGAGGAAGCACCCGATGCCTACAAAGACATCGGCATGGTCATCGCCGATCTGGAGCAGGCAGGCCTGATCCGCGTGATTGCCAAGCTGCGGCCCCTTCTCAGCTACAAGATGAGGGCGGCATGA
- the prfH gene encoding peptide chain release factor H, producing MNEVIMHITAGKGPQECCWVVAQLARAFAREAKGMGLECELLDGTEELPSSILLRIAGDAASAFAAQRIGTNQWIGSSPFRPTHKRRNWFVGVALAPEPETISDLREEDIDYQAMRASGPGGQHVNKTNSAVRTTHRPTGLVATAQEQRSQQANRKIARLKLAIMLEERRGQAKDDQRRSQWQVHQELERGNTIRVYTGERFQLRSA from the coding sequence ATGAACGAGGTGATCATGCATATCACGGCGGGCAAAGGTCCGCAGGAATGCTGCTGGGTGGTGGCGCAACTGGCGCGCGCCTTCGCCCGGGAGGCCAAGGGCATGGGGCTGGAATGCGAATTGCTCGATGGGACGGAGGAATTGCCGTCCTCCATCCTGCTGCGCATCGCGGGTGATGCGGCTTCAGCCTTTGCCGCGCAGCGCATCGGCACCAACCAGTGGATCGGCAGCAGCCCCTTTCGACCCACCCACAAGCGGCGAAACTGGTTCGTGGGTGTCGCTCTGGCGCCGGAGCCTGAAACCATCAGCGACCTGCGGGAGGAGGATATCGACTATCAGGCGATGCGCGCCAGCGGGCCCGGCGGGCAGCATGTCAACAAGACCAACAGCGCCGTGCGGACAACCCATCGCCCCACCGGCCTTGTCGCCACCGCGCAGGAGCAACGATCCCAGCAGGCCAACCGCAAGATAGCGCGGCTGAAGCTGGCGATCATGCTGGAGGAGCGGCGTGGACAAGCCAAGGATGACCAGCGCCGGTCACAATGGCAGGTCCATCAGGAGCTTGAGCGCGGGAACACGATCAGGGTCTATACCGGAGAGCGGTTTCAACTAAGATCGGCGTGA
- a CDS encoding HD domain-containing protein — translation MPAPDLAAMLIVLDACAYATRMHAGQQRKYTGEPYVLHCLEVVRIVAALLHDVVEDTEASIEDVRNQFGEEIARGVAWLTDVSRPDDGNRAVRKTIDRDHLAQAPADVKTVKLADVISNTRSIVDHGDGFARVYLREIAALLEVLSEGHPELLQRAKAEVARGVAKWLA, via the coding sequence TTGCCCGCCCCAGACCTTGCTGCCATGCTGATTGTGCTCGATGCCTGCGCCTATGCCACGCGGATGCACGCCGGCCAGCAGCGCAAATATACCGGCGAGCCCTATGTGCTGCATTGCCTGGAGGTGGTGCGGATCGTGGCGGCGCTGCTGCATGATGTGGTTGAGGATACCGAGGCAAGCATCGAGGATGTCCGCAACCAGTTCGGGGAAGAGATTGCGCGAGGGGTTGCATGGCTGACCGATGTCAGCCGCCCCGACGACGGCAATCGCGCCGTTCGCAAAACCATCGACCGCGATCATCTGGCACAGGCGCCCGCCGATGTGAAAACGGTGAAGCTGGCCGATGTGATTTCCAATACGCGCTCGATCGTCGATCACGGCGATGGCTTTGCGCGGGTCTATCTGCGCGAGATTGCTGCCCTGCTGGAGGTGCTGAGCGAAGGCCATCCCGAACTGTTGCAGCGGGCAAAGGCTGAAGTGGCGCGAGGCGTGGCCAAATGGTTGGCGTAA